From Aspergillus fumigatus Af293 chromosome 3, whole genome shotgun sequence, a single genomic window includes:
- a CDS encoding mitochondrial 54S ribosomal protein mL49, whose protein sequence is MWAGGLVGALTPFRTSSRSPLRTQEIVCCRMMLNISVGLSSIVRRLHIPCDKTHLWSGFFITSTRWHCQSLIHCRPLSPYPQPMASFVQSLPVCSAVRKQSTTAPLFLNASQIFASSRTCSSFYTLSSQSRLISSLHSLRSAQRPKSKPSAHQSRTFLAQLKRQSQTLKETPSATTGAVPPPGANLQVTNLPYFIRRTASNQLPVYLVTKAGGTKQQTKIQKTEGDLEALRSDLARYLGLESGDPRAPKSPDVTINRLNGHIIVKGWRKPEIQKFLLERNF, encoded by the exons ATGTGGGCGGGAGGGCTGGTGGGCGCGCTAACCCCCTTCAGGACTAGCAGCAGGTCTCCGCTCAGAACGCAAGAAATCGTATGTTGTAGGATGATGCTTAACATTTCTGTTGGCCTCTCTTCGATCGTACGTCGCCTTCACATCCCCTGTGATAAAACCCATTTGTGGTCGGGGTTCTTTATCACATCCACGCGTTGGCATTGCCAGAGTTTAATCCATTGCAGGCCCCTTTCCCCATATCCGCAGCCGATGGCCTCTTTCGTGCAGTCTCTGCCAGTCTGCTCGGCTGTTCGCAAGCAGTCGACCACAGCtcccctcttcctcaatgCTTCACAGATTTTCGCTTCATCGAGGACATGTAGCTCTTTCTACACATTATCTTCACAGTCTAGATTGATCTCTTCTC TCCACTCATTGAGGTCCGCTCAACGCCCCAAATCAAAGCCTTCCGCCCATCAGTCTCGGACGTTCCTAGCTCAGCTCAAACGGCAATCTCAGACTTTGAAAGAAACCCCTTCCGCAACGACAGGAGCAGTCCCTCCTCCTGGTGCAAACCTGCAAGTCACAAACCTCCCATATTTCATTCGTCGCACAGCATCAAACCAGCTCCCCGTATACCTCGTCACAAAAGCCGGTGGTACCAAGCAACAGACCAAGATTCAGAAGACGGAAGGTGATCTCGAAGCACTGAGGAGCGACCTTGCCCGGTATCTCGGTCTAGAAAGCGGCGACCCGCGTGCGCCAAAAAGCCCAGACGTCACTATCAACCGCCTCAATGGTCATATTATTGTCAAG GGTTGGCGGAAGCCTGAGATTCAAAAGTTCCTTCTGGAGCGTAACTTTTAA
- a CDS encoding hydroxyisourate hydrolase, which produces MDVGNLQTQSTDQLVRASDRLALYQKQLQASVLSPQITSSSHSISNAAKATDQMSRDPITCHVLNTLSGTPAANLPVTLTFLGSSNGNNASQSPITFNATTDADGRVKNWTATAATATTVSGVLSSLPTADSKTNWAVRFEVGPWYAAQGIESFWPEVEVKFTVKGRGREGEEDWRHYHVPVLLGPWNYSTYRGS; this is translated from the coding sequence ATGGACGTTGGAAACCTACAGACTCAGTCAACAGACCAATTGGTAAGAGCCAGCGACCGTCTTGCCCTCTACCAGAAACAGCTCCAAGCCTCCGTCCTGTCACCGCAAATCACGTCTTCCAGTCATAGTATCTCAAACGCCGCAAAAGCAACTGACCAAATGTCTCGCGATCCCATTACTTGTCATGTCCTTAACACCCTGTCGGGCACTCCCGCCGCAAACCTCCCCGTAACACTGACATTCCTCGGGagcagcaatggcaacaACGCCAGCCAAAGCCCCATCACATTCAACGCAACGACGGACGCAGATGGACGCGTGAAGAATTGGACTGCCACCGCTGCAACAGCTACGACAGTTTCGGGGGTCCTTTCATCGCTGCCGACTGCGGACAGCAAGACGAACTGGGCCGTGCGTTTTGAGGTTGGGCCTTGGTATGCAGCGCAGGGGATTGAGAGTTTCTGGCCAGAGGTGGAGGTGAAGTTTACAGTGAAGGGACGTGGACGggagggtgaggaggattGGCGCCACTATCATGTTCCGGTGCTGCTGGGCCCTTGGAATTATTCTACTTATCGGGGTTCATAA
- the rpt3 gene encoding proteasome regulatory particle base subunit RPT3 produces MGDVAVESSATNVTPSKSAPFDTIPNIDSLEGTDADGGDEYATLKRLQRHLEYIQLQEEYIKDEQRSLKRELVRAQEEIKRIQSVPLVIGQFMEAIDQNTGIVQSSTGSNYVVRILSTLDREKLKPSSSVALHRHSNALVDILPPEADSSIAMLGENEKPDVTYADVGGLDMQKQEIREAVELPLTHFDLYKQIGIDPPRGVLLYGPPGTGKTMLVKAVANSTTASFIRVNGSEFVQKYLGEGPRMVRDVFRMARENSPAIIFIDEIDAIATKRFDAQTGADREVQRILLELLNQMDGFEQTSNVKVIMATNRADTLDPALLRPGRLDRKIEFPSLRDRRERRLIFTTIASKMSLSPEVDLDSLIVRNEPLSGAVIAAIMQEAGLRAVRKNRYNIIQSDLEDAYAAQVKTGQEADRYALPCIQIYLTTSSNYCVTGSISTGRLCTIIGIYEVGTGPVPHERIIMD; encoded by the exons ATGGGAGACGTCGCCGTGGAGAGCTCGGCGACCAACGTCACACCTAGCAAGTCGGCGCCATTCGATACCATCCCTAATATAGACTCTCTCGAAGGCacagatgcagatggagGTGATGAGTATGCGACTCTGAAGAGACTCCAGAGACACTTAGA ATACATCCAActtcaagaagaatacaTTAAGGATGAACAAAG GAGTTTGAAGCGAGAGCTCGTCCGTGCACAGGAGGAGATTAAACGGATACAGAGCGTGCCTCTCGTGATCGGACAATTCATGGAAGCTATCGATCAGAA CACCGGTATCGTGCAGTCGTCAACTGGCTCGAATTATGTCGTGCGCATCCTTTCAACACTTGACCgcgagaagctcaagccctcctcctctgtcGCCCTGCACCGCCATTCCAATGCCCTTGTCGATATTTTACCTCCGGAAGCAGATTCGTCCATTGCCATGCTCGGTGAGAACGAAAAGCCAGATGTCACTTACGCCGACGTCGGTGGATTGGAcatgcagaagcaggagatcaGGGAGGCAGTCGAGCTACCCTTGACGCATTTCGACCTTTACAAACAGATTG GTATTGATCCGCCTCGTGGTGTTCTACTTTACGGCCCTCCCGGTACTGGTAAGACGATGTTGGTCAAAGCTGTGGCAAATAGTACAACTGCCAGCTTTATTCGTGTGAACGGTTCGGAGTTTGTCCAAAAATACTTGGGAGAAGGACCTCGTATGGTTCGCGACGTGTTCAGAATGGCTCGTGAGAACTCACCCGCCATTATCTTCATTGATGAAATCGATGCAATTGCTACCAAACGATTCGATGCCCAGACTGGTGCCGATCGTGAAGTTCAGCGTATCCTGCTTGAGCTCCTCAATCAGATGGACGGCTTCGAACAGACAAGCAATGTGAAGgtcatcatggccaccaACCGAGCGGATACTCTGGATCCGGCCCTCTTACGTCCAGGTCGTCTGGATCGTAAGATTGAGTTTCCGTCGCTGCGTGACCGACGGGAGCGTCGACTGATTTTTACCACAATCGCATCGAAGATGTCTTTGTCCCCAGAGGTCGATCTGGATTCACTCATCGTACGAAACGAGCCACTCTCTGGTGCTGTTATTGCCGCCATCATGCAGGAAGCTGGACTACGTGCTGTTCGCAAGAACCGCTACAATATCATCCAGTCTGACCTTGAGGACGCCTATGCTGCTCAGGTCAAGACCGGCCAGGAAGCGGACAGGTATGCTCTTCCCTGCATTCAAATCTATCTCACCACCAGTTCTAACTATTGCGTTACAGGCTCGATTTCTACCGGTAGATTATGTACAATCATAGGCATTTATGAGGTGGGAACAGGACCTGTGCCACACGAAAGAATAATTATGGATTGA
- a CDS encoding putative ARID/BRIGHT domain protein (SWI1): MNAWLADASNLQSHDNGAFNQTTIDPSTAFLHASPTPPDPNQFQRMFNGVPRNASPGFHNPNQVIPSKRSRPEDGLSMSPRQAPGGLSVSRSQTPHQVPYPGYQGPANGAQQFPSHAAPYQHFQQGTPTNVTQSPIMQDFDQHGVQRLGTASPSPFSPAGPHVGPHMSPSQSDHPSRVNTPQNNSFIPGQPFPQGMGPQFAPAPTMTSAAVQAPMQANFSSMPQYQQAMAAQQQRLHALQMQSQGRPMNMNPAMAGRPVAAGLNAMANPQQMAAIRQMQQNMAKPPNPEGFMRSLQKFMMSRNLPLDPNPIVCGRPINLVQLYATVMKLGGSKKVSAANMWPVVAQQLQFPPMQFPMAVQEIREHYQRNLAAYEQAFLSTQQKQFADQMQQNSLPRQPSDSSAVQFQSPTVKQAQGFEVPQPVGASPGSMSVANNAQQSLPNGFATPTQVKASNKQQQHRLSVSRQSQPPATPQDSTGQLPNQSPAQSTKPLGGTPGKSAKSFEQPSDQPLKHPIQDPFKPMVLPESNLHGPIVLDEMYQLGEEITRLKPNVPSFAELGVIDIHALTMSIKSGIHAEMRLALDTLVSLSCEPAIQISLDNCEDLIDSLIECAEDQADLLAEHAVEVSDVMLLPSYEEVTRGCQTEWTSLADVPEFGSLEYELDRAVDRLICITTVLRNLSFTESNFGLLSTAPVVQFISTIIRYLGTRNMLLRTHQNTLDFMKDAVIYLSNLAHVIQLPSKEEALCLLNFLLSFAPFPPPTLGTDGVMFTSYNASIHKYTPAAVDSLAKLLARDDPNRTFFKAIFSGDGAPGSQHELLTRAFGLAICPVPDQLRKHLAIADARKVFLMQGLLAADILSSFADGTLAKQWLESIDGFAIHLLRLSCLLSTERVPPPNTNSRQSHAARGQAEAEASAYSSIINRGLTILCRLAEKSKLADNSSTRKFPSGIIPKKESLLGALLMPNVDPGVVRQLISYYRLAE; the protein is encoded by the coding sequence ATGAATGCCTGGCTAGCCGACGCCTCGAACCTCCAGAGCCATGACAATGGTGCCTTTAATCAAACAACAATAGATCCATCTACAGCATTCCTCCATGCATCGCCGACGCCGCCAGACCCCAATCAGTTCCAGCGCATGTTCAATGGAGTACCGCGAAATGCCTCCCCCGGTTTCCACAATCCTAACCAGGTGATTCCGTCCAAGAGATCGCGACCAGAGGATGGTCTCTCGATGTCCCCCCGGCAAGCGCCTGGCGGGCTTTCTGTATCGCGATCTCAGACGCCTCATCAAGTACCTTACCCTGGTTATCAGGGGCCTGCGAACGGCGCCCAGCAATTCCCTTCCCATGCCGCGCCGTACCAACATTTCCAGCAAGGCACTCCGACCAATGTCACTCAGTCCCCCATCATGCAAGACTTCGACCAGCATGGTGTGCAGCGACTCGGAACTGCCTCTCCTAGCCCATTCTCGCCAGCGGGCCCCCACGTAGGGCCTCATATGTCCCCGTCGCAGTCAGATCATCCAAGTAGAGTCAACACACCGCAAAATAATTCGTTTATTCCAGGTCAACCTTTCCCTCAAGGGATGGGCCCGCAATTTGCACCCGCTCCTACGATGACTTCTGCTGCTGTGCAAGCGCCCATGCAAGCGAACTTTAGCAGTATGCCTCAATATCAGCAAGCGATGGCCGCACAACAGCAGCGACTGCACGCATTGCAGATGCAGAGCCAAGGTCGTCCTATGAATATGAATCCTGCAATGGCAGGACGCCCCGTGGCAGCGGGTTTGAACGCGATGGCAAATCCTCAGCAAATGGCGGCCATCAGGCAAATGCAGCAAAATATGGCGAAACCACCCAATCCTGAGGGCTTTATGAGGTCGTTGCAGAAATTTATGATGTCGCGCAATCTACCTTTGGATCCGAATCCCATAGTCTGTGGTCGCCCGATCAACCTGGTCCAGCTCTATGCGACGGTCATGAAGCTGGGTGGGTCAAAGAAGGTAAGCGCTGCAAATATGTGGCCTGTAGTAGCACAACAACTTCAGTTTCCTCCGATGCAATTTCCTATGGCTGTACAGGAGATTCGGGAGCACTATCAAAGGAACCTCGCTGCGTACGAACAGGCTTTCCTCAGCACGCAACAGAAGCAGTTTGCCGATCAAATGCAGCAAAACTCACTGCCGCGACAGCCAAGCGATTCTTCGGCTGTCCAGTTTCAGTCACCAACAGTCAAACAGGCCCAGGGGTTCGAAGTACCTCAACCAGTTGGTGCCTCTCCTGGTAGCATGTCGGTAGCAAACAACGCGCAACAAAGCCTTCCAAATGGCTTCGCGACCCCAACTCAAGTCAAAGCGTCGAACaaacaacaacagcatcgacTAAGTGTATCCCGCCAGTCTCAGCCTCCAGCAACCCCGCAGGATTCTACTGGCCAATTACCAAACCAATCGCCTGCTCAGTCAACAAAACCTCTAGGGGGAACACCGGGAAAGTCGGCCAAGTCATTCGAGCAACCCTCTGATCAACCTTTGAAACATCCGATACAAGATCCTTTCAAACCAATGGTTTTGCCTGAGAGCAACTTACACGGTCCGATAGTTTTGGATGAAATGTACCAGCTTGGGGAAGAAATTACTAGGTTGAAACCAAATGTACCTTCCTTTGCCGAGCTTGGTGTCATTGACATTCATGCGCTTACAATGAGTATCAAATCTGGTATTCATGCGGAGATGCGCCTGGCGCTGGATACTCTTGTATCCCTCTCTTGTGAACCAGCCATCCAAATCTCGCTCGATAATTGTGAAGATCTGATTGATAGCTTGATCGAATGTGCCGAGGACCAAGCTGATCTCCTTGCGGAACACGCCGTGGAGGTTTCGGATGTGATGTTACTGCCCTCGTACGAGGAAGTTACCCGTGGATGTCAGACGGAATGGACTTCTCTTGCCGACGTCCCTGAGTTTGGGAGCCTTGAATATGAGCTCGATCGCGCTGTTGACAGACTTATCTGCATCACCACAGTATTGCGGAATCTTTCCTTCACTGAGTCAAACTTTGGGTTACTATCAACCGCCCCCGTTGTACAGTTCATATCAACCATTATCCGCTATTTAGGGACTCGAAACATGCTGCTTCGAACCCATCAGAACACATTGGATTTCATGAAGGACGCTGTCATCTATTTGAGCAATTTGGCACATGTGATACAGTTACCAAGCAAAGAGGAAGCCCTTTGTCTATTGAACTTCCTATTGTCTTTTGCTCCCTTTCCGCCTCCAACATTGGGCACGGACGGCGTCATGTTTACCTCTTACAATGCCTCGATTCACAAATACACACCCGCCGCCGTCGACAGCTTGGCTAAGCTCCTGGCCAGAGATGACCCCAACAGGACATTCTTTAAAGCGATATTCTCCGGTGATGGAGCGCCCGGTTCGCAGCATGAATTGCTGACCCGTGCTTTCGGACTAGCTATTTGTCCAGTCCCTGATCAACTTCGGAAACATCTGGCCATAGCGGACGCCCGCAAGGTATTCCTCATGCAGGGATTATTGGCAGCCGACATTCTTTCTTCGTTTGCTGATGGTACCTTGGCCAAACAATGGCTTGAATCGATCGACGGGTTTGCTATCCATCTTCTGCGGCTCTCATGTTTGCTGAGCACTGAACGTGTCCCTCCCCCTAATACCAACTCCCGTCAGTCCCATGCTGCCCGAGGTCAGGCGGAGGCCGAGGCCTCCGCGTATAGTTCTATCATCAATCGAGGTTTAACGATCCTGTGTCGACTAGCGGAGAAGTCAAAACTCGCTGACAATAGTTCCACTCGGAAGTTTCCGTCTGGAATCATCCCAAAGAAAGAGAGCCTACTCGGTGCATTGTTGATGCCTAATGTCGATCCTGGCGTTGTTCGGCAGCTCATCTCTTATTATCGTTTAGCCGAGTAA
- the eifCe gene encoding eukaryotic translation initiation factor 3 subunit E: MAANVPPSAETLSSGAAAHPSNTAEEIANQYNLLPKLIPYLDRHLVFPLLEFSSGQDDEKEIVRAKYELLKHTNMTDYVANLWKEINNSDDIPDEFVKKREEVLAKLQQYEEESAKITQLLQDESVVANLRSDKVANLKFLEEQHGVTVEMVNSLYDYGRFQYSCGSYGNAAELLYQFRVLSTDNDKVASATWGKFASEILTTSWEAAMEEVQKVKDSIETRLFNNPLGQLQNRSWLIHWSLFPFFNHDPARDVLTDLFFSPAYINTIQTNCPWILRYLAAAVITNRNRAHKNSSVYQKQLKDLIRVVRQEGYEYNDPITDFIKALYVDFDFEEAQKKLGEAEEVLRSDFFLVSTTDAFVEAARHLISESYCKIHQRIDIKDLSTRLGLNQDEGEKWIVNLIRDTRVDAKIDYKEGTVIMNHPPQSVYQQVIEKTKGAFFRTQVLSAAVAK; encoded by the exons ATGGCAGCGAACGTCCCCCCTTCCGCTGAGACTCTTTCCAGTGGTGCCGCGGCCCACCCTTCCAACACCGCTGAAGAAATCGCCAACCAATACAACTTGCTTCCCAAGTTGATCCCCTATCTCGACCGTCACCTCGTCTTTCCTCTGCTTGAATTCAGCTCGGGCCAAGATGACGAGAAGGAAATTGTCCGTGCGAAGTATGAGCTTTTGAAGCACACGAACATGACCGACTATGTTGCCAATCTGTGGAAGGAAATCAACAACTCCGACGACATTCCTGATGAGTtcgtgaagaagagggaggaggtTCTCGCCAAGTTGCAACAgtacgaggaggagagcGCGAAGATTACTCAGCTGTTGCAGGATGAGAGTGTCGTGGCCAACCTGCGAAGTGACAAGGTCGCCAACTTGAAGTTCCTCGAGGAACAGCACGGAGTGACAGTTGAAATGGTCAACAGCCTTTACGATTACGGCCGATTCCAGTACAGCTGCGGCAGCTACGGTAATGCCGCAGAGCTTCTCTATCAGTTCCGTGTTCTTTCAACGGATAACGACAAGGTCGCCTCCGCTACATGGGGTAAATTCGCTTCGGAGATCCTCACTACCAGCTGGGAGGCTGCGATGGAAGAAGTCCAGAAGGTCAAAGATTCGATCGAGACCCGTCTATTCAACAACCCTCTGGGTCAGCTCCAGAACCGCTCCTGGCTGATTCACTGGTctcttttccccttcttcaaccACGATCCCGCTCGCGATGTCCTGAccgatctcttcttctcccccgCCTACATCAACACCATCCAGACTAACTGCCCCTGGATCCTGCGGTACCTTGCCGCGGCAGTTATCACCAATCGTAACCGTGCACACAAGAACAGCAGTGTATACCAGAAGCAGTTGAAGGACTTGATCCGTGTGGTGCGCCAGGAGGGTTATGAGTACAACGACCCTATCACCGACTTCATCAAGGCTCTCTACGTTGATTTCGATTTcgaagaagctcagaagAAACTgggcgaggccgaggaggtgCTCCGGAGCGACTTCTTCCTTGTTTCGACCACTGATGCCTTTGTCGAGGCTGCCCGGCACTTGATCTCCGAGAGCTACTGCAAGATCCACCAGCGGATTGATATCAA GGATCTTTCCACCCGTCTCGGCCTGAACCAGGATGAGGGCGAGAAGTGGATTGTCAACCTGATCCGTGACACACGTGTTGATGCCAAGATTGACTACAAGGAGGGCACCGTTATTATGAACCACCCTCCCCAGTCTGTGTACCAGCAGGTCATCGAGAAGACCAAGGGTGCTTTCTTCCGGACACAAGTGCTGAG TGCGGCTGTTGCGAAATAA
- the pep2 gene encoding pepsin-like aspartic protease, which translates to MKSTSLLTASVLLGSASAAVHKLKLNKVPLDEQLYTHNIDAHVRALGQKYMGIRPNVHQELLEENSLNDMSRHDVLVDNFLNAQYFSEISLGTPPQKFKVVLDTGSSNLWVPGSDCSSIACFLHNKYDSSASSTYKANGTEFAIKYGSGELSGFVSQDTLQIGDLKVVKQDFAEATNEPGLAFAFGRFDGILGLGYDTISVNKIVPPFYNMLDQGLLDEPVFAFYLGDTNKEGDNSEASFGGVDKNHYTGELTKIPLRRKAYWEVDFDAIALGDNVAELENTGIILDTGTSLIALPSTLADLLNKEIGAKKGFTGQYSIECDKRDSLPDLTFTLAGHNFTIGPYDYTLEVQGSCISSFMGMDFPEPVGPLAILGDAFLRKWYSVYDLGNNAVGLAKAK; encoded by the exons ATGAAGTCCACCTCCTTGCTCACAGCCTCTGTGCTGTTGGGCTCCGCCTCAGCCGCTGTCCACAAACTGAAGCTTAATAAGGTTCCTCTCGATGAACAGCTT TACACCCATAACATTGACGCTCATGTTCGCGCCCTTGGTCAGAAATACATGGGTATCCGTCCCAATGTTCACCAGGAGCTCCTGGAGGAAAACTCGCTCAATGATATGAGTCGCCACGACGTCTTGGTTGATAACTTCTTGAACGCACAAT ACTTCTCCGAGATTTCACTTGGCACTCCCCCGCAGAAGTTCAAGGTTGTCCTTGACACTGGTAGCTCGAACCTGTGGGTCCCTGGCTCAGACTGTAGCTCTATCGCCTGCTTTCTGCACAACAAGTACgattcttctgcttcgtccACCTACAAGGCGAATGGCACCGAGTTTGCCATCAAGTACGGATCCGGCGAGCTCAGCGGGTTTGTGTCTCAGGACACTCTCCAAATTGGTGATTTGAAGGTTGTGAAGCAGGACTTTGCTGAGGCCACCAATGAGCCTGGTCTTGCTTTTGCCTTTGGCCGGTTTGACGGTATTCTCGGATTGGGCTACGACACCATCTCCGTCAACAAGATTGTTCCTCCTTTCTATAACATGCTGGACCAGGGACTTCTCGACGAGCCCGTCTTCGCTTTCTACCTGGGAGACACGAACAAGGAAGGCGACAACTCCGAGGCCTCCTTCGGCGGTGTTGACAAGAACCACTACACCGGTGAATTGACCAAGATTCCTCTCCGCCGAAAGGCTTACTGGGAAGTTGATTTCGATGCCATTGCTCTTGGTGACAACGTCGCTGAGCTTGAGAACACCGGCATCATTCTCGACACCGGCACTTCTCTTATTGCCCTCCCGTCCACTCTTGCTGACCTGCT CAACAAGGAGATTGGTGCCAAGAAGGGCTTCACTGGTCAATATTCTATTGAATGCGACAAGCGTGACTCCTTGCCCGACCTCACTTTCACTCTGGCTGGTCACAACTTCACCATTGGTCCCTATGACTATACTCTAGAGGTTCAGGGCTCTTGCATCAGCTCCTTTATGGGCATGGACTTCCCCGAACCCGTTGGTCCCCTTGCTATTTTGGGAGACGCTTTCCTGCGAAAGTGGTACAGCGTTTACGATCTTGGTAACAACGCTGTTGGTCTGGCTAAGGCCAAGTAA
- the arsA gene encoding ArsA family ATPase, whose protein sequence is MSSTAVVHGDDLMEPTLQSILSQKTLRWIFVGGKGGVGKTTTSCSLAIQLAKVRKSVLLISTDPAHNLSDAFGQKFGKEARLVDGYSNLSAMEIDPNGSIQDLLASGDSQGDDPLAGLGMGNMMQDLAFSIPGVDEAMSFAEVLKQVKSLSYEVIVFDTAPTGHTLRFLQFPTVLEKALAKLSQLSSQFGPMLNSILGARGGLPGGQNIDELLQKMESLRETISEVNTQFKNPDMTTFVCVCIAEFLSLYETERMIQELTSYGIDTHAIVVNQLLFPKEGSGCEQCNARRKMQKKYLEQIEELYEDFNVVRMPLLVEEVRGKEKLEKFSEMLVHPYVPPQ, encoded by the exons ATGTCTTCAACCGCGGTTGTGCACGGCGACGATCTCATGGAGCCGACCCTCCAGTCCATTCTCAGCCAGAAGACCTTGCGATGGATCTTTGTTGGTGGTAAAGGAGGTGTCGGAAAGACAACGACATCATGCTCGCTCGCAATCCAGCTCGCGAAAGTCCGCAAATCCGTGCTGCTCATCTCGACCGACCCCGCACACAATCTGAGCGACGCTTTCGGGCAGAAGTTCGGAAAGGAGGCCAGGCTGGTCGATGGATACTCCAACCTTAGCGCTATGGAAATTGATCCGAACGGCAGCATCCAGGATCTCCTCGCTAGCGGGGATTCGCAGGGCGACGATCCCTTGGCCGGACTGGGAATGGGTAATATGATGCAGGATCTGGCTTTCAGC ATCCCTGGTGTCGACGAGGCCATGTCCTTCGCCGAAGTCTTGAAGCAAGTCAAGTCTCTGTCGTACGAGGTTATTGTATTCGACACTGCGCCAACCGGACACACCCTTCGTTTCCTTCAATTCCCCACCGTCCTTGAGAAGGCCCTCGCAAAGCTCTCTCAGCTGTCGTCTCAGTTCGGACCAATGCTGAACTCGATCCTCGGTGCTCGTGGCGGTCTCCCAGGCGGCCAGAACattgacgagcttctccagaagaTGGAGTCTCTGCGAGAGACTATTAGCGAGGTGAACACGCAGTTCAAAAACCCCGATATGACCACCTTCGTGTGTGTCTGCATCGCCGAATTCCTGTCACTGTACGAGACCGAGCGTATGATCCAGGAACTCACCAGCTACGGTATCGATACCCATGCCATCGTGGTAAACCAGCTTCTGTTCCCCAAGGAAGGAAGCGGATGCGAGCAGTGCAATGCTCgcaggaagatgcagaagaagTACCTTGAGCAAATCGAGGAGCTTTACGAAGATTTCAACGTTGTTCGCATGCCGTTACTGGTCGAGGAAGTTCgaggaaaggagaagctggaaaa GTTCAGCGAGATGCTTGTGCACCCTTACGTTCCTCCCCAATAG